A genomic segment from Candidatus Viadribacter manganicus encodes:
- a CDS encoding tetratricopeptide repeat-containing sulfotransferase family protein, with protein MSVQAAQAFLARRDFASAKQAAEAVLRERPSDAQANQIAGIAALEMGEVETAKQHLRRADAAAPGQPHILNALGVACRRLGELTEARRLFARSGQRGLIDGWRNLGNLEANAGEAIATSRAYEKALKLRYDDAVSHAGLAQALELLHKADLARDHAAKALALDPSNEIAELTLANLAMRDGNVDEAERFAGSVAKRTRSPVNQALAWGIVGDARDRGGDAAEAFAAFAEANRILLSLNQAHLGAAHLPYHPEGVARMRAFVERENFSPWPQSEAPAPVFLVGFPRSGTTLLEQILSAHSQLVCIEEREHLAQSALDVAAHPERLATLDDAAIEAIRGEYWRRVRAEVKVGKWQVVDKLPLNIIFLPLIRRVFPGAKILLALRDPRDVVLSCFQQRFGINAAMVQFLDLGLAAAYYDNVMSLGLLCRERLGLPVHEVRYESVVGDLEGVARGVTQFLGLDFEPGMLAFREAALKRNINTPSARQVVQPVYSRSLGRWRRYETQLQPVLPLLNQWAARLGY; from the coding sequence ATGAGCGTGCAGGCTGCGCAAGCGTTTTTGGCGCGCCGTGACTTTGCAAGCGCGAAACAAGCCGCAGAGGCGGTTCTGCGCGAAAGGCCGAGCGACGCGCAGGCTAACCAGATTGCCGGCATAGCCGCGCTTGAGATGGGCGAGGTGGAGACGGCAAAGCAGCACTTGCGCCGCGCCGATGCCGCCGCACCTGGTCAACCCCACATCTTGAACGCGCTGGGCGTTGCTTGCCGCCGCTTAGGCGAACTCACTGAGGCGCGCCGCTTGTTCGCGCGGTCCGGCCAGCGCGGTTTGATTGATGGCTGGCGCAATCTCGGCAATCTCGAAGCCAATGCAGGCGAGGCCATTGCGACCTCTCGCGCATACGAAAAGGCGCTGAAGTTGAGATATGACGACGCGGTCTCGCACGCTGGCTTGGCGCAAGCGCTGGAATTACTCCACAAGGCCGATCTCGCGCGCGACCATGCCGCGAAGGCGCTCGCGCTCGATCCTTCGAACGAGATTGCCGAACTCACGCTCGCCAATCTCGCTATGCGTGACGGGAATGTTGACGAAGCCGAGCGCTTTGCCGGATCGGTGGCTAAACGCACGCGATCCCCGGTCAATCAAGCCCTCGCATGGGGCATCGTAGGCGATGCGCGCGACCGAGGCGGGGACGCTGCCGAGGCGTTCGCGGCATTCGCTGAGGCCAATCGCATTTTACTCAGTTTGAACCAGGCGCACCTCGGCGCCGCGCACTTGCCGTATCATCCTGAAGGCGTTGCTCGCATGCGGGCGTTCGTAGAGCGCGAAAACTTTTCGCCATGGCCCCAGTCTGAGGCGCCGGCGCCAGTTTTTCTGGTGGGCTTTCCACGCTCCGGCACGACACTGCTTGAGCAAATCCTTTCCGCTCACTCGCAGCTCGTGTGCATCGAAGAACGAGAGCATCTTGCGCAATCTGCTTTGGACGTCGCAGCCCATCCTGAAAGGCTCGCGACCCTTGACGATGCAGCGATCGAGGCGATCCGCGGCGAATATTGGCGCCGCGTTCGCGCTGAGGTGAAGGTCGGCAAATGGCAGGTGGTGGACAAGCTGCCGCTGAACATCATTTTCCTGCCGCTCATCCGGCGTGTGTTTCCCGGCGCCAAAATCCTTCTGGCGCTCCGCGATCCGCGCGACGTTGTGCTTTCGTGCTTTCAGCAGCGCTTCGGCATCAATGCCGCCATGGTTCAGTTTCTCGATCTAGGTTTAGCCGCCGCCTACTACGACAATGTGATGTCGCTGGGATTGCTGTGCCGCGAACGGCTTGGACTGCCGGTGCATGAAGTGCGCTACGAGAGCGTCGTGGGCGATCTTGAAGGCGTCGCGCGAGGCGTCACCCAATTTCTCGGCTTAGATTTCGAACCGGGGATGCTGGCGTTCCGCGAGGCAGCGCTTAAGCGCAACATCAATACACCTTCTGCCCGCCAAGTCGTGCAGCCGGTCTATTCAAGATCGCTCGGGCGGTGGAGGCGATATGAAACCCAGCTGCAGCCGGTTCTGCCGCTCTTGAATCAGTGGGCCGCGCGACTGGGCTATTAA
- a CDS encoding TauD/TfdA family dioxygenase: MAALIPPNPATPYATFAAEGGRLSALPESELIGAYKRFGAILLRGFDVDLDRFRDLTKRLCTSSVFNESPGREVLDPEQNIQTVNLGDQAFPLHPELSREPWKPDICFFWCMQAPTNGGQTTVCDGVEIVRQLPASVKDALAGRQLRYRQMATPAECLFWLGAAEPDDAALANPPAPCPYSFERANGKIHRFFVMPALHKPMFSDELAFGNFLFFARYFNRLRIFPTFENGDLVPDDLLDQIKAVADRLETPVPWRSGDVVILDNTRFMHGRRPITDISERRIATFFGYVRFAEIATREKQFPWRSASFKPPVLA, encoded by the coding sequence ATGGCCGCTCTTATCCCACCAAATCCGGCAACGCCTTACGCCACCTTCGCCGCTGAAGGCGGCCGGCTCAGCGCGCTCCCAGAAAGCGAATTGATCGGCGCCTACAAACGTTTCGGCGCGATCCTGCTGCGCGGCTTCGATGTCGATCTCGACCGCTTCCGTGATCTCACCAAGCGGCTCTGCACCAGCTCGGTCTTTAACGAAAGCCCGGGCCGCGAAGTGCTCGATCCCGAGCAGAACATCCAAACCGTGAATTTGGGCGACCAAGCGTTTCCTCTGCACCCCGAGCTTTCGCGCGAACCTTGGAAGCCGGACATCTGCTTTTTCTGGTGTATGCAGGCGCCGACAAACGGCGGCCAAACCACGGTGTGCGACGGCGTCGAAATCGTCCGCCAACTACCGGCATCCGTCAAAGACGCGCTCGCCGGGCGCCAACTGCGCTATCGCCAAATGGCGACACCGGCCGAGTGCTTGTTCTGGCTAGGCGCCGCCGAACCCGACGACGCGGCGCTGGCCAATCCGCCAGCCCCCTGCCCCTATTCGTTCGAGCGCGCGAACGGCAAGATCCATCGCTTCTTCGTCATGCCGGCGCTGCACAAGCCAATGTTTTCCGATGAGCTGGCGTTCGGAAATTTCCTGTTCTTCGCGCGCTACTTCAATCGGCTGCGGATTTTTCCGACGTTCGAAAACGGCGATCTCGTTCCGGACGATCTGCTCGATCAGATCAAAGCCGTCGCGGACCGGCTCGAGACCCCCGTGCCGTGGCGCAGTGGCGATGTCGTCATCCTGGACAACACGCGCTTCATGCATGGCAGACGCCCGATCACCGACATCAGCGAACGGCGTATCGCGACATTCTTCGGCTATGTGCGCTTTGCCGAAATCGCCACGCGAGAGAAACAATTCCCATGGCGCTCGGCATCGTTCAAGCCGCCGGTCCTGGCTTAA
- a CDS encoding carboxymuconolactone decarboxylase family protein produces MPNTLTRAVASAAVFNSSSRVYKYSMHLNTPRITALTDAALTPEQRQALAPVTAPNRPVLNIFRTFAHAPEALTRFLSWGNYILRGNSLAPREREIVILRTGYLCRSGYEWTQHVEIVRRGGMGDAEIAAIKTGAEAPGWSAADAALIRACDDLHERQFVSEPVWAALKAHFSERQCMDVVFTVGQYTQVSMMLNTFGVQLDEGQKLDPDLDARG; encoded by the coding sequence ATGCCGAACACACTGACGCGGGCGGTAGCGTCGGCGGCAGTGTTCAATTCCAGCTCGCGTGTCTACAAATACAGCATGCACCTCAACACGCCTCGCATCACCGCCCTCACCGACGCTGCTTTGACCCCCGAACAGCGCCAAGCGCTCGCGCCTGTCACCGCGCCGAACCGGCCGGTGCTCAATATCTTCCGCACCTTCGCGCACGCGCCCGAAGCGCTGACGCGTTTTCTCTCGTGGGGAAACTACATCTTGCGCGGCAATTCACTGGCGCCGCGCGAGCGCGAAATCGTCATCTTGCGCACCGGTTATCTTTGCCGCTCGGGCTATGAATGGACCCAGCACGTCGAGATCGTCCGCCGCGGCGGCATGGGCGATGCTGAGATCGCCGCGATCAAGACCGGCGCCGAGGCTCCAGGCTGGAGCGCCGCCGACGCCGCTCTCATCCGCGCTTGCGATGATCTTCACGAACGCCAATTCGTCTCAGAGCCTGTGTGGGCGGCGCTCAAGGCGCATTTCAGCGAACGCCAGTGCATGGACGTCGTCTTTACTGTCGGTCAGTACACGCAAGTCTCGATGATGCTGAACACATTCGGCGTTCAGCTCGATGAAGGCCAAAAGCTCGATCCGGACTTGGACGCGCGCGGCTAA